The Paenibacillus sp. FSL H7-0357 nucleotide sequence ACTGTCGGCTTGCGAAGTGAACGGACAGCAGCCTCCACACTGTCGGCGATTCCGACAACTGCAGATTCCTTCGACTGCGCCTTCGGCCCCGGATAACGGAAATCCTCTTCCGTGAAATCAGGCTCCACACCCTTCTCTTCGGCCAGCTTCAATGCTTTATGATAAAAATAGTGCAGAAATGTCGTGCCGTGATGCTGTTCGGCAATGTCGCGGATCGGTTTGGGCAGCTTGTACTCCTTCTGCATTTCCACCCCGTCGCGGGCATGGGCCACGATGATTGATTTACTCAGCTTCGGTTCAATCGAATCATGCGGATTCTCCATGTTGTTCTGGTTCTCGATAAAATAAAACGGCCGCTTCGTCTTGCCGATATCATGATAATAGGAGCCTACGCGGCAGAGCAGCCCGTCCGCCCCGATCGCCTCCGCCGCAGCTTCTGACAGATTGCCGACCATTACACTGTGATGATAGGTTCCGGGCGTTTCTGTAAGCAGCTTACGCAGCAAAGGATGATTCGGATTCGACAGCTCTACCAGCTTGAGTGCCGATAGAATGCCAAAGGTAGCCTCAAAGAAAGGCATCAGGCCGATTACCAGCACCGCGGTCAGCAGACCGCTGGCAAAGGCAAAGCCGATAGCGTACAGTGTCTGCGTCTGATTCCAGTCTCCGCCGCTCAGCAGCGTCAGCATAAACACAGCCACACAACCGAACAGGGACACCATGATCCCGCCTTTCAGCAGCGTGGAGCGCTGCCCGGCGCGGTGGGTGGCGAAAATTGCCACATAGGAAACAATAAGCGCAAAAAAGCCGAAGTTGAAGTCAAATACCGTATTCTGCTGCACATTCAATATAATACTGGAAAGAATACTGAACAGGATGGAACAGAAATAAGCCAGCGTCATATCCAGCAGCATTGCGATCAGCATAGCGCCAATGGCTACCGGAGCCAGGAACCCGACATAAGACCGGACATCGGTCTGTAAAAATGCGGCAAGCCGCATCGAGATGATCGTAATAATAAACACAAGCACCAGCATAAGCAGCTGGGAATTATTGTACTTGAAGCCGGAGGTCCCCCCGGTATAACGGATGAACATCAGCAGGCCGGCGGAGAGCATAGCTGACAGCAGGAACAGGCCCAACTGCGGCCAATAATTGACCTCATTGCTCAGCAGGCCGCTCTCATCCAGCAGTGCGTACAGCTCGGGTGTAATATAATCCCCTTTAGCAACAAGCACATCCCCCTGCTCAATGAACACATCCGGCGTGTTCTCGCGGGCCTGCACCTTAGCTTCCTTGGTAGCTTCCTCATCGTAAAACTTATTGCTCGTGATCACCAGCCGCACCAGCTCCTGCACCACCTCACGGGCTGTGCGCTGGCTTAGTGAGCTGACGCTGACCTGCTCCGCTACCTTCGCGCGCGCAGTCTGGGCATCCACAATCTGGTCGTTCATCAGCTTGGTGACAATATCCCGGGCAACCGGCTTCATCTCGATGATATCCTGGGAGGTCAGCCGCGGAATTTTGATATAAGTCTCTTCCGGGATGACGTAGGTCTGCTCTTTGATGACGGACTGCATCTCATCAAGCAGTGTAGTGGAATACGTGCCGGAGTTACGGCTCGAATTCACAAAGTTCACGATAAAATCATTGGCCCGCTGCGGAATGACATCCTTGTAAATGCCGGCCTTGTCACTTTGTGAAATCAGATCATCCTGATTGAGCCGGTCAATCCGGTCTAGCAGTAAGGTTACCAGATTATCGAGCCTCATCGGAATAATCTCATACCTGTTCTGCACAGTCTCAGCAGCTGCTTCCTGAGCCTTCAGCGTAGCCTTGCTGTCGAGTATTTGCTTCGGCGCAGTAATTTCTTTGGCGCTTTTGGTGTTTTCTTTAATGTCATAGCGTTTAGGCAGCAAATCAGACGAGAGACTGAAGTAGAAAACAATCCCCAATAACAGGAAAAGAGCATAGCGCGTCGCCGCGCTATACTTCCAGCCGTTGTTGCTATATACAAATCCGCTTAATTTCGATGGTTGCTTTGAGGCCATGGAGACAGTCCCCTTTGTTATTCCTGGTTTTCGGCAGAGCGGTCATAGGCGACGATAATTTTTTGCACCAGGGAATGCCGTACGACATCCTGTTCCGCAAAATAAACAAACCCAAGCTCCTCGATGCCTGACAGAATCGCCTTCGCTTCGATCAACCCGGATTTTTTGCCGCGCGGCAGGTCAATCTGGGTAACGTCACCCGTAATAACCATCTTGGAGCCAAAGCCAAGCCGGGTAAGGAACATTTTCATCTGTTCAGGAGTCGTATTCTGCGCTTCATCCAGGATGATAAAAGAATCATCCAGCGTACGTCCGCGCATATAAGCGAGCGGTGCAATTTCGATCAATCCCCGTTCCAGTGCCTTGGCAACCTGATCGGGGCCCATAACGTCGTATAAGGCGTCGTAGAGCGGACGAAGATATGGATCAACCTTTTCCTGCAAATCGCCGGGCAGGAAGCCCAGGCTCTCTCCTGCTTCAACTGCAGGACGCGTAAGCACGATGCGCTTCACGGAACCTTCCTTCAACGCGGTGACGGCAAGCACAACGGCGAGATAGGTTTTCCCTGTTCCCGCAGGTCCGATGCCAAAGACGATATCGCGCTTCTTGATCGAAGTCACATAGTGCTTCTGGCCAATCGTTTTGACACGGATCGGCTTGCCGCGGAAGGTTGTCGTAATTTCACCTTTGAACAAATCAAGCAGTTGGTCGGCGCGGAAATCCTTTGCCAGCTCCACCGCATACTGCACATCACGTTCACTAAGTATGTAACCGCTGCGGATCAGAGACAGCAGCACATTGAACAGCTGTCCCAGCATGTCCACTTCCCGCTCCGCCCCGCGTATTGTAACTTCAGCTTCACGCGAGTCGATAACCGCCGGTATTTCACTCTCGATAATTTTCAGAAAACCATCCTGCGGGCCGAACAGGGATTGCGCTTCTCCCGCATTTTGCAAAGATATACGAATGCTTGCAGTCTGTTCTGACAAGTAGCCTCATTCTCCTCGGTTGTTTACTATCGGAAGTTCTTCCGCGATTCTCTCTTCCACTTCAAACAGCACTTTCATATAAACTTTACCATTCTCTTTCTTCTCATGCAAAATTTTTTGACTTTTAATAACGCTGTCAGTGCCGTAACGGGCCAAAATATCATTAGTTGCCCGGGTAATCCCTTCCTGCCGGGCAGCCTCCGGAGTTTTGGTGCCGGAAGTATATTTGACCTCCATTTCCTTCTCAGTCATCAGTCCAAGCGGCACCTGCAAAGAACGCCAGGACAGCAGATCATGCTCCGTAAGCGTCCGTGATTTCTCAAATCCGGATTTCCCGTATCCCCAAAGTTGAACCGCCCAATTGCCGATCACCAGATATGTGCGGTCTTTCCGGTCCCCTGTATATGAACTGCCGGTTGTTTTGAGCGGCACCTCGATGTTGTATTCATGCCATACTAGACCCTTTACCTCGCCTTTGGCAACCACCGTCTGCATATTGTTTTCATCACCCAGGGTGCCGGAGATCAGAATATCCCCTTTTTTGACCCGCGAATTGCGCGCTACAACCGGTCTGCCCTGCTCGGCGTAGATCTCGGTAACCACCGCATCGGTTCTGCTGATCAGATGGCGCTGGCTGAGCAGCGGCTTGTTCTCGGGCTTGTCAGCCTCGACAACCTGGATGGTAATGCTCGTCCCCGTGCGCTGCACCCCTACCCAGGAAAGCCCCGGCATCCGCGAGGTCATCTGTCTGGAGAGCTTGTCCGGCTCATCCATACGCCAAATCCACTGGAAAGGATAGATGCCTTCTTGACGAGCAGCGTCCAGAATATCTTCGGAGGCAATGAATTGATTCCCTTCGACTTTGATGCTCCACACCATTGATGAAAGCAGCAGAAGGCCAATGCCAAACAGCAATAAACCGGCAGCAAAAAACTTCCGTTTCCACAGCCGCGCGAGCCGGAAGGGCAAGCCGTTCCTGCCTGTCACATGCATGCGGCAGCCTGTCTTTTTTAACAGCGGCCGAAGGACAAAAAAGTCATTCAGCAGCAGGTTCAGGGAAGCGCCATCCCCCGCAGGCCTCACATCCCATATGACGATGCCTTGTTCGTTCACTGCATTGATAAACCTTTCCACCTGCGGTCCCGTCACATGCAGTGTAACGAACCCCCGCAGAGATGCCAGAGGCGGTTCTTTCATGGTTTCTCCTCGCTTCCCTTATATCTGATCTCCCCGATTAAACCCTCTACAGCCAGTTCCTGGCCAAGAATATTCCGGATCACTAATCCCTCGCCGGAAATCTCCAGATAACCATTGACTAACGCAAGCTTAAGCTGCCCGGAGGAAAAATGCAGCACGCCGCGATGGTTCTCAATATACAGCTCCTTATTGCCGATCAGGGTGATTCGGGGCATCTCCTGCAGCACATCCTGCGGAAGATCCAATACCCCGTTTGTCCATCCCCGCAGCCTGCGGCCGATACGGGTCATATGTAGACTTCTCCCCCTTCCTGCCTTCTGTACACCTTATGCGGCAATGCTGTTTTTTATGAGAAGAACTCACCCTGCCTACTGTAATTTCAATATCAGCACAGAATCCGGCCTCCCCGTTCCATTTGAAATTGGTTGAACATACAATCCAAAATGAAAATCTCAAAATATAATAATCTATCTAACAGGAACGGAGGATTTTACTATGGCAGCTACGCCTAACCCTGATATAAAGTAGCCGTTACCACCGTAGGCGTGGACGCAGGCGGCAAAATAGTGGACAACCAGCAGTATCTCTGCACTCAACTGACCACAATTTCCGCTCTGACTCCATAAAAGCATACCCTCCCCGCAACCCCAAGCAGGACTTCATAAAAAAAAGCAGCAATCAGCACCGGTGGAATACCGGCGGCTGATTGCCGCTTAATACTTCATAATTATACTTAACGCCGCGAAGAATGCGGTTTGCGTGAACGGGGAGGAGCAAGGATTTCAGCCCATACCAGCCCGTTCCGCAGCGATTCACGATTATCTGCCAAACCATGACGGGCAGCAGGCGCTTCGGAGACAGCACCGCTCTTACGTGCATTGCCTGCGTCACCTGCCTCTGAAGCGCCTGCCATGCCGTCAAAAGACGCCTGCAGGCGTTCCAGCTCCCGCTGCATCCGTTCTGTACGCGCCTGTACGCCCTCTTCTCCCGATTGCTCAAGGGACATGCCTTCACCTGTATCATAGTCGGGAGAAGGCCGCTCAGGAGACTCCTTCCAGACAGGAGAAGCATCGTACTCAC carries:
- a CDS encoding HD family phosphohydrolase, which encodes MASKQPSKLSGFVYSNNGWKYSAATRYALFLLLGIVFYFSLSSDLLPKRYDIKENTKSAKEITAPKQILDSKATLKAQEAAAETVQNRYEIIPMRLDNLVTLLLDRIDRLNQDDLISQSDKAGIYKDVIPQRANDFIVNFVNSSRNSGTYSTTLLDEMQSVIKEQTYVIPEETYIKIPRLTSQDIIEMKPVARDIVTKLMNDQIVDAQTARAKVAEQVSVSSLSQRTAREVVQELVRLVITSNKFYDEEATKEAKVQARENTPDVFIEQGDVLVAKGDYITPELYALLDESGLLSNEVNYWPQLGLFLLSAMLSAGLLMFIRYTGGTSGFKYNNSQLLMLVLVFIITIISMRLAAFLQTDVRSYVGFLAPVAIGAMLIAMLLDMTLAYFCSILFSILSSIILNVQQNTVFDFNFGFFALIVSYVAIFATHRAGQRSTLLKGGIMVSLFGCVAVFMLTLLSGGDWNQTQTLYAIGFAFASGLLTAVLVIGLMPFFEATFGILSALKLVELSNPNHPLLRKLLTETPGTYHHSVMVGNLSEAAAEAIGADGLLCRVGSYYHDIGKTKRPFYFIENQNNMENPHDSIEPKLSKSIIVAHARDGVEMQKEYKLPKPIRDIAEQHHGTTFLHYFYHKALKLAEEKGVEPDFTEEDFRYPGPKAQSKESAVVGIADSVEAAVRSLRKPTVVQVETMIEKIIKSRLDDHQFDECDLTIKELDIIARTLKETVMGIFHSRIEYPEEVKKPKKEEGAVNT
- a CDS encoding PhoH family protein gives rise to the protein MSEQTASIRISLQNAGEAQSLFGPQDGFLKIIESEIPAVIDSREAEVTIRGAEREVDMLGQLFNVLLSLIRSGYILSERDVQYAVELAKDFRADQLLDLFKGEITTTFRGKPIRVKTIGQKHYVTSIKKRDIVFGIGPAGTGKTYLAVVLAVTALKEGSVKRIVLTRPAVEAGESLGFLPGDLQEKVDPYLRPLYDALYDVMGPDQVAKALERGLIEIAPLAYMRGRTLDDSFIILDEAQNTTPEQMKMFLTRLGFGSKMVITGDVTQIDLPRGKKSGLIEAKAILSGIEELGFVYFAEQDVVRHSLVQKIIVAYDRSAENQE
- the yqfD gene encoding sporulation protein YqfD — protein: MKEPPLASLRGFVTLHVTGPQVERFINAVNEQGIVIWDVRPAGDGASLNLLLNDFFVLRPLLKKTGCRMHVTGRNGLPFRLARLWKRKFFAAGLLLFGIGLLLLSSMVWSIKVEGNQFIASEDILDAARQEGIYPFQWIWRMDEPDKLSRQMTSRMPGLSWVGVQRTGTSITIQVVEADKPENKPLLSQRHLISRTDAVVTEIYAEQGRPVVARNSRVKKGDILISGTLGDENNMQTVVAKGEVKGLVWHEYNIEVPLKTTGSSYTGDRKDRTYLVIGNWAVQLWGYGKSGFEKSRTLTEHDLLSWRSLQVPLGLMTEKEMEVKYTSGTKTPEAARQEGITRATNDILARYGTDSVIKSQKILHEKKENGKVYMKVLFEVEERIAEELPIVNNRGE
- the yqfC gene encoding sporulation protein YqfC, with protein sequence MTRIGRRLRGWTNGVLDLPQDVLQEMPRITLIGNKELYIENHRGVLHFSSGQLKLALVNGYLEISGEGLVIRNILGQELAVEGLIGEIRYKGSEEKP